tctttggagatttttttgtaaccaaataaaatcagacgacttaattttcagtcgtctcagaaaacatatttcaaagtcaattgcaaaaataacttctgcgttgaccagacgacttccaagtaaATCGTCTActgccagacgacttcccatgtaagtcgtctgacgaacagatctcgaaaaaaatttgatttcataccttaaattggtgagataacttccttagcacacataaggcttctcgAAACCcacagaatctcaaacgaaagtgacccacccataatcgttagcttctatgactttatgaaccataaaaaatgtaaaatcaaaatcttgggttttttttctcaatgtggagagaaagtgagagatatgttgtgtttagttcataagaatgtaaaaagaagaagggtaactcgattttgggagcattaagagcttcaaattggttgttcatggtggttagggtattgatgacaatgtcaatcttgtaattaccagaagatgatgagggtgagagagtaaaaatgtcattttcgaaaagaaaaaaaatgatggcattttcgtgaattatatgaacttgtggggtgaatagagCAAAaccaatttccaaaaaaaaaagaggttagttttgtatttgattttaagttgtaggtcaattctgcaaaaagccctaATTTTAATATAGGTATTTTTTGTCATCATAtagatattaattatttaaactaaACAAGCTAATATTACTTCTATTGATAGTAActaataatttctttttgttttgtgaatGATAATAATCTAATTTCTATGCAAACTATACTCTCCATTTCATTTGAAtaatatctcttatatattaattgagaaacattacaacattgttttatagccacatgtcatcatgAGAATAAAATTCAGAATTCTTGATAAATAGATTGGTCCATCTtaatttagattatatgttttattaaactaactataaaattgataaatagtaCACAAAGAATATTCTCgcacttttcttaaataaaagctacaaaattgtctaatatgattaacgtatatatgacaaacaatgattatgaaaaataaatatttgataataattttgtattttaactcttttttattttatattattaaaagatattaaacaaccacattaatcatatataataaaaataaaatttttgtaatatgttatattttgaattttaaaaacgactataaattactaaaaacgttaAATGCCTCACACtaatttttgtgatcaatgatttaactttttttggtaataacaagatacaaatgatcataaatcatatgaatatgaagtcttaTTACTagacatttatatatatatatatagtttgtgtttcaaaaaaaaatatatatatatatatagtttaaaattaaacatataacatagaaaaataattaaatatgataatttctaaattgtattgaaaaagtattgaaaccttagtattttaattttgaaatttgcattcaaCAAGTCGtcattagaaattttgtgtttatcatatgagtatgaattctcaataataaatatttatattaaaatataatatttatttttatgtcattgaaaattagttatataccttataaaataaataaaatgattgttttgatttatttaccaaaaaaatatcgtaaataacaagatgtattgttttgatttatgcaTTTACTCTAATCATATACATAATACGTAAATAAATacagataaataataatagataaaaattagttttatatataacattcatctCACGCAATTGCGCTgtgtatatatctatatttgATGCATTATAAGTTACTTTATACAATTTTACTGtctaatagttatattatttaaacattatGCTATGtactttaaataataaattattatagtattGGTTTGTAAGAATATGGAATACAATCTCTATAGAATACTTTATGTATACTCAATCTGCTGTACAAAGACTAATTGGTCAGACATCAGCCATCATGGTAGGCTTAACTATTTTAGGAATAAGGCAAAAGATGCGTAAAGTTCCATTCTGCTGCTATAGTACATTCTTTCCAtgtgattaaattttaataggGAATCTTTGTTATTAAAACTAATGAACTTAccttaatatgaaacagaaaTATCGTTGGAAATGAAGTTCATAACATAGAAAGAAACACAAAAGTTTAGGGTTCGTTTATATATGTCTTCTAAAAGGATATTGATTCTTGATTTCTCTCAAGCAGCCAAACTCTTAGAGGCAATCTCAAAGACATTTTCAGATAATCCATTAGCTGACATTATCATCTCCAACTGTGCCTGCAAACCACAACAGCTTCATCTAAACATTTTTCTCTTATAGATTATAAACCCAACAAAAGCTAATATGGTTTGTTGCGTATTTGAGAAAAGAAACAAGACTGTTTTTTGCAGTTACCTTGGCCAGAGCTTGTCGGGTTCATCGTAGCGCTTCCACCTCGAAAAGGCAGATACCATACGAGAAGCAACCTAGACTCGGACACAAGAATAGCAAGTCGTAAAGGTTTGTTTATTGTCAACAAAAGATAACACACAGGTTTAGTTTTGGGAGCCAAACCTGAGGATTGATTTTGTCTAACTGGACAACAATGTCACCCAAGAACTTGTAACCTGATCCATCTTTGGCATGGAAGTTCACTGGAGAACCGCAGAATCCTCCAATAAGCGAGTAAACCTGAATGATCGTTTTTGTAAGGCATGGATCTGAGAAAGAAAGTTGCAAAATTGATTGAGAATTCACTTGCCTTGTTTGGATTGCGCAGATCAAAAGCTGGGTGATCCAAAAGCTTCGTCACATTCTCCACATTGCCGGGAATGTCGGATGACGATTGAAGGAGGAACCATTTATTAACAACCTGAAAAAAGAAGCCAGATAAATCTCAGTATGGAGGCAAGAAGGAAGTAACTTGTGAGATATTAAGAACCATACCAAGTAATCGCCCTGCCACTTGTTATAGAAGTCAGTAAGGACGTTATCACGGGTTTTACCCGGGATCTGGGCAAGAGCTGCTAAAGCAGCAAATTGGTCGGTCAAATTGGTGGCCGACTTGTATTCACTCAATGCAAGTTCCACATATGATGGGTCCTCAAGAGATGCAAGATAAGCTGGATTAGGCAAACATAATGAAGTTAGAACTTGAGCAAAGAAAGAGAAGCTCGTTTTTttgttcaacaaaaaaaaaaaaaagactagttAATGCAACCTAGAGCCGTGTTCTTCAAAGCACGCCTCGCCATGTTTGGGTGGTCAAAGACATAAGCCTCTGTGCTCCTATTGTTCTCAACCTGCACAAAAAACAACAGTTGAAAACTTTGGTCCGAAAGATTCACTAtgtagaaagaagaagacacacTATCTTTAGAAGCTCAGTTTTGAGTTCAGACGCAAGCTGCTTTCTAACAAACTTTCTAACAGCATGAACAGCATCAGGATCTGCCACGGCCATCATGTCCATAATCTCTCCCTCCCCAGGCAATGTTATTGCCTTGGCAATAAATTCCTACACAATAGAAGATTACAAAGTCGTATCCTTGTTTGATTATGTGGGGAATGTAGAGACATACCTTGTCCAAGGTTGAGTCAGAAAGCACGCTGCCAAGACCTTGAATGAATTTTGGGTTTAAAACCAATGGTCTGTTTTGTTGGAAATCAGAAACTAAGTTCAGCATGAGCTTCCTTGCAAGAACTTGACCTGCCTCCCACCTAAAAAATACAGAAATACATGAATGATCGAAGAGCACAAAGAATTAAATATGTTGTGGAAAGGCACATTACCGGTTAAATTCATCTGAATCATGGGCTAGGAGGAAGAACAGATCATCATCCGAGAGATCAGTCTCAACACGAACTGGCGCACTGAATCCTCTAAATAGGGATGGAACAGGTCTTTCAGCTATATCAGAGAACAcaaactcttcttctttctggACGTAAGCAAAACATAAGCACTGGATGTGGAATACAGTGGAGGGCAATATAACGTATACTACATACATTACAAAACGTATTAAGGAATTCTCGACTGACCTTAGTCACTCGAAGTATTGTGCTGCTGCTAGAAATGGTCTGCAGTGTACCATCATGATAAACAGAGGAGAGTGTAATGTCTTTCCCACTTGAGTCCAGAAGACCAACAACCACTGGAATAAATGTAGCTTCTTTTGTGGGCTGGCCCGGAGTCGGAGGTATCTCCTGActggaaaaaattataaattacaaagCAACTCAATGTATCAACAACAAATTCAGTAGACGGTTCAGTGTAGAAATAGTACGATAAGAATAGAACCtgaatttcaaagagaaggTACGAGCTTCAGCATTGTAAGAGGATGCCACTTTGACGACTGGAGTTCCAGCTTGTGAGTACCTAAAATATAAACATTGTACATCCTTACTAGTATGAAAACAAGAACCTTCACGAGACATTACACAATACAAGTATGGCTTACCATTGCAAAAAATTAGCAAAATCTGCACTGTTGGCATCACGCATAGCAGCAAAGAAGTCTTCACAGGTCACAGCTTGCTCATCATGTCTTTGGAAATAGAGATCAATACCCTGCAATAAATTCACACAGAGGTGAGCGGAAAGAGCACGCAATAAAGACCTAGCTACTGgattcacacaaaaaaaaagagtattggAAAGCAACCTTTCGGAAACCCTCACTTCCGAGTAGAGTTTTGTACATCCTCACAACCTCAGCTCCCTAAGAAAACATTATACAGTCAGCTAAGGTTTCTTGCTTACTGCATATAACAGCAACATTATTATCGAAGAGCCAAACCTTTTCATAAACCTGAAAcgacaacaaaaaaaagaaaacaaatcatattaTCAGAATTAACATATAAGGGACTGACACGAAATGAAACtgcatatgaaaataaaattcttagaTCCGTACCGTCACTGAGTGAGCAGGGTGATGGCCAGACACATAATCCAAGTTTAGAACAGTTACAAAAAACACTAGCACGTTAGATTGGAACACAATACTGAGAGCAACCAAATGAAATCAATCCCAGTCTTCTTAGCAAACAGAAACTTGCCTGTGTAGAAGTTGTCCATCTGTCAGAGAAAGATAAAGAGCCATGTTTATCAACACCGAACGTAACATCTACATCATAATTTTATGGCAAGATAAGTAACAAGAATCTCTAACCTTGATGTATGAATGTGGGCGAACAGGATGTGCCATAGGACCAGCATCCTGGAAATCAAACAACAAAGGATTTggctattaaaaaaatgaacaaaccATGTAGTGGCCTAAAGGATAAGACTACGTACCTGCGGGAATTGATAGATCCTGAGCTTTGAAACATCAGCAATGCGCTTTACAGTACGGCTTCCCATGTCAGATGAAAACTCCTTTAAAAATTTGAGAAGCATAATACGATTAGATAGAGAAAATTTTGCAATACGCAACTTACAATTATGAAGAATAAGTGTACCTGATCACGGAAGACAGTAAGACCTTCCTTTAGACTGAGTTGGAACCAGTCACGGCATGTCACCCTATTATCAGAAATAGAGTTTTAGTCATATACCAGGCCGCATAATAACAATGTCTATCTTAGGCAAGTTATTGTGCAGACGAGCATATAAGCAAAAAACTGGAAGATTCAACCAACAAGAAGCGATCATTTGTAATAAAGAGAGGATAGATGAGGCTGACCTGTTACCTGTCCAATTGTGGAAGTACTGCACATAAAACAATGAAAGAcacatttattaagaaaataaccGTACACAGTATAAGATTTCATAAACAGAATAATGCGCATTACATACTTCATGACCAATAACTCCCAAAATTGCAGCATAATCTGCATCTGTTGCAGTTTCTGGAGATGCCAGGACAAGCTTGGAATTAAAAATCTGCAAGGTAGACATACTTACATGATCAAGAAGATAGAATATCAACACAGATAcgttattatataaaaacaaattacattCAAACTCTTGTTTTCCATGGCTCCCTGAAAAGCGAACAGAAATCAATTAGTTTGATTATTCTCGACAATAAGAAAAGTAAAAGACTATTTGTTCATACATGTTAAAATCTGGAACGGCGACAATGTTGAAGAGATCCAGGTCATACTCAAGGCCAAACACCTAGAGGAAAAGGTTAACACAAAAATTCAGATCAATACATGCaaatacaatattaaaaaaCTTTTGAAAGTACTTACATCTTCATCCCACTTCATGGCCGCCTTCAGAGAATACATGGCATGAGCAGTCTTCGGTAGATCTTCTGCAGGAGTCCAGATTTTCAGAGATACCTCCCTACCAGAGCGTGTGGTAAATGTATCATCTCTACTGGCTAGCTGTCCAGCCACCAGAGCAAATAGATAGCAAGGCTTCTTGAATGGGTCCTCCCATAAGGCAAAGTGCCGACCTCCCTACATTTCAACGAAGAGATATGCGTTCAGCAAAGAAAAAAGGTGAGACAGAAGGTGTCACTACGTTGCTAACCTCTATGTCTCCTTGGGAAATAAGGTTTCCATTGGACAACAATACAGGATAAAGTGACTTGTCAGCTTCAACACGGCATGTGTACTTCGCCATAATATCAGGACGGTCCTAATC
This portion of the Brassica napus cultivar Da-Ae unplaced genomic scaffold, Da-Ae ScsIHWf_2940;HRSCAF=3725, whole genome shotgun sequence genome encodes:
- the LOC106347674 gene encoding LOW QUALITY PROTEIN: puromycin-sensitive aminopeptidase (The sequence of the model RefSeq protein was modified relative to this genomic sequence to represent the inferred CDS: inserted 1 base in 1 codon) yields the protein MDAPKEIFLKXYTKPDYYFETVDLSFSLGEEKTIVSSLIKVSPRVQGSSAPLVLDGHDLKLLSVKVEGKLLKEGDYQLDSRHLTLPSLPAKESFVLEIDTEIYPHKNTSLDGLYKSSGNFCTQCEAEGFRKITFYQDRPDIMAKYTCRVEADKSLYPVLLSNGNLISQGDIEGGRHFALWEDPFKKPCYLFALVAGQLASRDDTFTTRSGREVSLKIWTPAEDLPKTAHAMYSLKAAMKWDEDVFGLEYDLDLFNIVAVPDFNMYEQIGAMENKSLNIFNSKLVLASPETATDADYAAILGVIGHEYFHNWTGNRVTCRDWFQLSLKEGLTVFRDQEFSSDMGSRTVKRIADVSKLRIYQFPQDAGPMAHPVRPHSYIKMDNFYTVTVYEKGAEVVRMYKTLLGSEGFRKGIDLYFQRHDEQAVTCEDFFAAMRDANSADFANFLQWYSQAGTPVVKVASSYNAEARTFSLKFSQEIPPTPGQPTKEATFIPVVVGLLDSSGKDITLSSVYHDGTLQTISSSSTILRVTKKEEEFVFSDIAERPVPSLFRGFSAPVRVETDLSDDDLFFLLAHDSDEFNRWEAGQVLARKLMLNLVSDFQQNRPLVLNPKFIQGLGSVLSDSTLDKEFIAKAITLPGEGEIMDMMAVADPDAVHAVRKFVRKQLASELKTELLKIVENNRSTEAYVFDHPNMARRALKNTALAYLASLEDPSYVELALSEYKSATNLTDQFAALAALAQIPGKTRDNVLTDFYNKWQGDYLVVNKWFLLQSSSDIPGNVENVTKLLDHPAFDLRNPNKASLLAYWRILRFSSELPCQRWIRLQVLG